From Marivirga harenae, one genomic window encodes:
- a CDS encoding ABC transporter ATP-binding protein, producing MAKQDQSSKTTLGKAFKTIIWPRRKYILIGLVLIIISRAASLVLPGSSKILVDDIVPNGDLEMLKYLIFAVVGAIVVQAVTSFALTQILSVEAQNLIAQLRSKVQSHILKLPIRYFDNAKTGELVSRIMTDVEGVRNLVGTGLAQMVGGILTSVVCLVILITISPMMTLYVLVPVAIFGFISLKAFGRIRPIFRERGKINADVTGRLTETLGGIRVIKGFNAELQEIRVFAEGVDRLFKNIKSSLTATSLITSSATLLLGLASAGIMGIGGWMIMNEQLTFGDFLAFTLYLGFMIAPIVQMSNIGSQLTEAFAGLDRTEEIMNTPVETDNPNRTIDLKDIKGHIHFQNVSFAYEEAKDVVKNISFEALPGSVTAFVGTSGSGKSTISGLVSSFLNPDEGQVFVDEHDLQKVTLESYRSKLGVVLQEDFLFEGTIRENILFPRPNATEAELMNAVNSAYVNQFTDKFEAGLDTQIGERGVKLSGGQQQRIAIARAILADPKILILDEATSNLDTESEHFIQSSLKELMKGKTTFVIAHRLSTIRQADQILVIEDGEIAERGQHDELIAKEGRYFDLYTYQARI from the coding sequence ATGGCAAAGCAAGATCAATCCTCCAAAACCACTTTAGGTAAGGCATTTAAAACCATTATTTGGCCAAGAAGAAAATATATTCTGATTGGTCTTGTACTGATTATAATTAGTAGAGCGGCTTCTTTAGTTCTTCCCGGTTCCAGCAAGATTTTAGTTGATGATATTGTTCCCAATGGGGATTTAGAAATGCTAAAGTATCTGATTTTTGCTGTTGTGGGAGCAATAGTCGTACAAGCAGTCACTTCTTTTGCCCTTACACAAATCTTAAGTGTTGAGGCTCAAAACCTAATTGCTCAGCTCCGCTCTAAAGTTCAGTCTCATATTTTAAAGCTGCCCATCCGGTATTTTGATAATGCAAAAACGGGAGAATTGGTTTCTAGAATCATGACGGATGTAGAAGGAGTCCGAAACTTGGTAGGTACAGGATTAGCGCAAATGGTAGGAGGAATTTTAACTTCCGTAGTATGCTTGGTCATTCTTATTACCATCAGTCCTATGATGACACTTTATGTGTTAGTTCCCGTAGCTATTTTCGGCTTTATTTCCCTTAAAGCTTTTGGAAGAATTCGGCCGATTTTCAGAGAAAGAGGAAAAATAAATGCCGATGTTACAGGTAGGTTAACAGAGACCTTAGGTGGCATAAGAGTGATAAAAGGATTTAATGCTGAACTACAAGAAATCAGGGTCTTTGCTGAAGGCGTTGATCGTTTATTCAAAAACATTAAATCTAGTTTGACTGCAACAAGTTTGATTACTAGTTCCGCCACTTTGCTGCTAGGCCTAGCGTCTGCTGGAATAATGGGTATTGGGGGTTGGATGATCATGAACGAGCAACTGACTTTCGGAGACTTTCTTGCTTTCACGCTATATTTAGGTTTCATGATAGCACCTATAGTTCAGATGAGCAATATTGGAAGCCAACTAACTGAGGCATTTGCTGGTCTGGATAGGACAGAAGAAATAATGAATACACCTGTGGAAACGGATAATCCGAACAGAACTATTGATCTGAAAGACATCAAAGGCCATATACACTTCCAGAATGTTTCTTTTGCTTATGAAGAAGCAAAAGATGTGGTTAAAAACATTAGTTTTGAAGCCCTCCCCGGTTCAGTGACCGCCTTTGTAGGAACCTCTGGCTCAGGGAAAAGTACAATCTCAGGCTTAGTTTCTTCCTTTCTAAACCCAGATGAAGGTCAAGTTTTTGTAGACGAACATGATTTGCAAAAAGTGACCTTAGAAAGTTATAGAAGCAAATTAGGCGTAGTATTACAGGAAGATTTTCTATTCGAAGGTACCATAAGAGAAAATATTCTATTCCCAAGGCCAAATGCGACTGAAGCTGAATTGATGAATGCTGTGAATTCTGCCTATGTAAATCAATTTACCGATAAATTCGAAGCTGGCTTGGATACTCAAATTGGCGAAAGAGGTGTTAAGTTATCTGGTGGCCAACAGCAGAGAATCGCCATTGCCAGAGCCATTTTAGCAGACCCTAAAATACTAATATTAGATGAGGCCACATCAAATCTAGATACTGAGAGCGAGCATTTTATTCAATCTAGCTTAAAAGAATTAATGAAAGGAAAAACCACCTTTGTAATTGCTCACCGTTTAAGTACCATCAGACAAGCCGACCAAATCCTTGTAATAGAAGATGGTGAGATTGCTGAACGAGGTCAACATGATGAGCTTATCGCTAAAGAAGGCCGGTATTTTGACCTTTATACCTATCAGGCAAGGATTTGA